TTAAAATAcccaaaaaatcttttaaattccAGGGGGCAGTAGTGAACGAGCGATCTCCGGCATGGAAGTCCCGGTGACGGGCAGCAGCAAGCAGTCGGCCGCGCAGAGCGTCGCCGTGTCGCTGGTGAAGGGGGAGAAGGGGCTCGGCTTCACCATCACCACCAGGGACAACCCTACGGGAGGACACTGCCCTATttatatcaagaatattttgcCTAAGGTATGTGTCTaggatgtttttttaaagaaaatgccaGGAGCAGTAGTGAAAGAGCAATCTCAGGCACCCGGGACGCCGTCACCACTAGGGACCAGGATACAAAGTTGACAGAAACCTTAGGACATTTTCACACGTATATGGGTCGGCCGGCGTGCTGTGTAACGAAGAAATGTATGAGTTAGAGAGCTTGCCGTGCCGATGACGTTCATATACATTTCCATGGCAGCTGTGCCATGTGCATGTGAAAAAGGCCTTAAGagtgaattttttatgcaagtGTAGCGGTCCATAACTAAGATCCTTTTAGGTAAGTATCAAGACAACAGTAAATATCAGTAAAATTCTAACATATTTTCTCCTATTCCAGGGTGCAGCAGTAACAGACGGTCGTCTCAGAGCTGGCGACAAGCTGGTGTCAGTGAACAACGTCTCTGTGTCAGGCCTGACGCAGCAGCAAGTCGTCACGCTGCTGCGGAACACCCCCACTGACTCCACTGTTGAAATTGTTGTAGAGAGGACTGTGCCTAATAGGACGCAGGTACGAACATATCTGATATAATTAGagttatcatatttttttgattgaaGTTATTGATTGAGCCTTCTTTTTACCGGGTTAAGGACATAAATGTTCCTGATATCAGAATCTCTGTCACCTTTAGCAAAGATTAATTAATGGCACTACTGGAACTAATGGCAGTATCTAGTATATACCTTCTTAGCTTTTTCCCCATTTAACTTTCCTATGTAAGAACACTCCCTATAAACTGCGCCTATGTACTCCTTTATGTTCctgattttaattattgataATGTAATGTGTATTTTCAACCATATATGCTTTTTGAGGGCTGAATCCGCCCTCGTGTTTTTTGTCGACGATTTCGATTCTAATTCCATATATCCCTACTCAATAAACCAAACCAAtgctattatttaagaaacttgCTTTCTTTCCAGAGGGTAGAACCCCAGCAAAGTCCAACAAAATACGTAGAAAAAGCGATAGGGGCTTCCAACCCCATTGAGGCGAAACCTTCAGAGAACGGCCGCGTGTCCAGCATAGTGAACGCCATTAACCAGAACAGTGCCAACAGTTCCATGCGAGGCAGGATCCCGAAGAGCTCGTCCAAAGATGATCTGCTACATAAGGATAATAGTACTGAAGCGCTGCAAGAGGCTTTAAATTCTTCGTCTAATTCTGTAAGTCTTTAATTTATAACACTGACATTCCGAAAAAACTTCCACTGCTGTCTTCCTCAAGTTGTGAAGGATTGGCCCCTGATTTATCACTTTTTATTGTCCCTTCTCTGTCATCTTCTTTCTATATAATGATTAGGTAGATACacaatatttcaatgtttagTTTCTTTAAGTTCCTTCACTtcaaattgcattaaaaatcaaaatcttttggGATTTTTACTCTgcagattttattaattttgaaatggtTTCTAATAATTCGCGAAAATTACAActattgtcatatttatttatcaagccgcgtttaaaaatataattttaaacatttgaaTATCTATCTCTCAAGAATCAAAATTAACCCCAAACATCACTACAGATCCTAGGTCTCCGCAACCGGCTGATTCTTCGGCTGGACGTGCCGGTACACGACTCGGAGAAGGCGGGGCTCGGCATCAGCGTCAAGGGCAAGGTCACCGTCGGCCCGGACCCTCAGGACTTAGGCATCTTCATCAAGTCTGTGCTGCATGGTGGAGCTGCGTCTAGAGATGGCAGGTTAGTTTCAACAATCGTTACCtaccaagccttttcccaaactatgttgggggctTCTAGTCTTAACCGGTGTTTTCCATGAAGCGACTGCATATATGACTTATTAGATTCATATAGAGTTACCTTGGCATCCTGATACCCGATGGTAAAACTGGtcatcagactttctggcttctgactacccataaccaCTACCTCGTCTATCAACCAGAGTTATCTGGGCATCCTGATATCCGTTGGTTAAACTGAACTGGTCGCtagaatttctggcttctgactactcctAAGCACAACCACCGACGTTTAGAAGACAATTGGGATCCACCATGTTTTAACGTGCCTTCGTGCAAACACGGCAGTTTgaagaataatttaattcttttaCCAACCGGCATTCATAGGCCTCCAGAATGTTGAAAATACGCAGCACATAGTTAAGTAATATAAAAGTTGGGAAACTAACTGACCTAGAATGtaccaaaactaaaattaacctTTACTTCCAGGTTACACACAAATGACCAGCTACTCAGCGTGAACGGCGTCTCGCTAGTAGGCCAGAGCAACGCGGAAGCTATGGAGACGCTGCGCCGAGCGCTGTTACACGCGCGGCCGCAGAGAACTGGCAGCATATCGCTCACTATTGCGAGGCGGACTGGTAAGCATTTACTTTTTGATAGACTTGGTTTTGTTAAGCTAAAAAGAAATAGGAGGGTATAATCTTTTACTATGGCTGAGACATCCTATGGAAGGTCCTTAGTTTGAAAGTGAGTGTGCTAATAGTAGAATGAGCATACATTCATAAGCGTGtagaaatttgtaaataaagctaaaaaaatatttcaatgttcttCGCAGTCCtgtgatatacatatgtaggtgcACCTAAAAAGGTGTACTGTACATGATTCGATATAGAAGAATGAAGAAAATGAGAAGAGAATCTTTTATTTGCTTTATATTCTATGGTAGCCCATGATGTTCCTAGTCTTGAAATATTCCCAACACCTTATTTTTATCTCCCAACAGACAGCATGGACAGCTTAGCACGATGGAAAGACGACACGCCACCGAACGGCAACGACACGACCAACTCCAACGACAACTCGCAGAACTACAACACCGTCATATACAACGCCAGCAGCGACAAGGAGAACAAACCCGTTGACAACTACAACCAGAAATACGACGCCAACCAAAAGTATGACGCCAACCAAAACGAGGGCTTCGACGCACACGACGGACGACCCAAGAAACACGCCTCAATAGtcacaataaacaataataatagctGGGTGTCCAACCAATCAGATGACAGCAAAGGTTACCTAGAAAGAGATAAGGATGCACCACCCCACGACAATAAGAGAGATAGCTTCGAATGGAGTCGACTTGATGGCTGGAATCCCGTCATAGATCGACTGACTGGGTTAAGGAACGAGAGTTATTATATGGCGACGCAAATCGATGCGCCGGTCACGAATGGACATCACTACAGACAGAATTTAGGGCACGTGCATATGCCGCGGTCTCCGCCGGCACATCATAATGTTATTATTGAAGAGGATTATGGTACTACGAGGTAAGCACGAAATATCACATTGAATGTAAAGTTTGCTACATCTTACATTACACTTATATTACTCTTACattacactaacattatacTAACATTACACTTGCATTACACTTACATCACACTAACATTACACTACATTACACTTATATTACACTAACATTACACTTGCATTACACTAACattacactaacattatacTAACATTACACTTGCATTACACTTACATCACACTACATTACACTTATATTACACTAACATTACACTTGCATTACACTAACattacactaacattatacTAACATTACACTTGCATTACACTTACATCACACTAACATTACACTTACATTACACTGACATTACACTTATATTACACTAACATTACACTTGCATTACACTAACATTACACTAACATTACACTGACATTACACTAACATTACACTAACATTACACTGACATTACACTGACATTACACTTACATTACACTGACATTACACAAACATTACACTGacattacattgaaataaaaataaccaccATTTTATACTGTTACTTATAGCACAGGCCTTACCTACATAGTTTAAGTTACTGTGCTACGAGATTGCAAACACAAATGCTTGAACAATGAacgttcatttatttattaccattCTCTCCTAGGGGTAGCGGCAGCGGCTGCGGCGGCGAGTCGGGCAGCGAGTCGGGCGCGGGGTTCAGCCGCGACGCGGTCGGGCGCCGCTCCATGTCCGAGAAGCGCCACGCCGCGCTCGACGCCAAGACCACCGGCACATACAAGAAGATTAAAGAGATTAAGGCTGTTCATTGTAAGTCTCAAATCATTCTAGAAGAAGTTTCTATAAATGCAAGCGAAATATTCATCTACTTCCAACATCACGTGCACACAGAAAGTGTCAATTCAGATATCATTTGACGATCACCCAAGTACCTAATGTTCTCTATTCTACCAAGAGAAGACAAAGCTCTTTCTATCGCACTCGACATGTCTTCTACCCGAGCATGGCCCGACCCGTAGACTCGCGCTTTTATCAAGACAAAGCGAGACAAAGACTTTCCATAAGCAACGGAGAAGTAGCTAGTGATGTGGTTGGCTGTTCTATGGCGTTTCTATGGCGATCATGCTAGGCCCGCTGATGACATATTTTCAgcaaatacctactattttgtCATTGTGACCTCGTTCTtagttgtttattatttctgaaAGACTTGTTGGATCTTCgtaattttctaatttattgtACGTTTTACAGCAATGCAAGTGGGCCCATCATTAGGCATGAGAAAGTCATCGAGTTTAGAGTCCCTACAGACTGCCATACAAGAGACGCAGAGGAACCCACGCATCGAACCTATCTATGCGCGAGCGCACCCACGTGAGTTCACTAGTCAttcaaacattataataaaataaataaaaaatccttaatataatacagaaaatacctcatttaatttattttgtcagCATAAAATAGTCTAaagtttttttagaaatatatttgtttttataggaggtatattgtttttatgtatcCACATTTTCCCACGAATTTATTGTTGAAACGATTTCTTGTTTTTGTAAGGCACCATATAATTAATATCATATAATTAAGTAGCAAGTAAATAGTTAGTATAAAAAGTTCATTGACAACCAGGGTCACGTAACTTATAGGAGCGcacaaatcttgatacttttcataaaaataacaaaagaattttacaaatctaGGCTAGATACTTTCCTTACCTACTGAGAAgacttttcaactttataaaataaattaagataatattttcGGTAATACTAATTAACTTTTGAATATTGTAGCATTAAAACACTGGTTGACGGACGACAGCAACGGGCCTGACATGATCCGAGGTTCGCCGCAGCAGTCATCTCTCTCACACAAGAAACCATCGCTACTCAAGTCATTATCAACTATGTTCAGGTGAGTTTTCATGGAAATAGGCATTTTCTCACGTTTTCAGGGTGGATCTCTGATATGAAACTACTCTGTATtatttacggccagtttcttcatcaaaagtaaaagtcaaagtaatgtctaaagtaaaagtaacggtcaaattcgttttttcaaggctaaagtgacagcaaaactaatagaaaaaatgaatttgaccgttacttttacttttgacattactttgacttttactttggcttttacttttgatgaagaaactggctgttagagaAGGATGTAGTTCGTACAACCAGATAAAATACCTCAACTCAGCCTTACAGCATGTAAAATATAAAGTCATACTTTACGGCGGTTTTCTAGAGAAACTGTTAGCTAACACGCAAAGTACtttttatatcattaaaataaactagaGCTAGAACCCTAGAACTCTTTGCATTATTTCCACTAGAAATTCTTTCTATGTAAACAGACGCAAAGAGCATTGGTTGttctctgaaatatttttattggctcTTGGCATTGACTCTTTTGGTTTAAACGCACTCTAAATGATGAATTTCATATGCAGGCTACTTTAAAAGTAAGTTAGTCTTCTCTCTAAGTGCGTTTTTCAATTATATCGATTTTCAGACATTTAATGTTGAGCCGCAATCATAAACATGTCACATGTTAATGACTAATTTCTTCGAGGTTCACGTGACTAAAGCTATGACCACTTTATGACGCAATTTGTgcagcaatatattttttgtgattatgTTAATACCCTCATTAATGTAACTTAATTGTTTACAACGTTATAAAACTACTTGGAATAGTTGCTCAGATAACATCACCATAAAAGTTGAAACGTAAAAAGGTGTGTGAAAACCACCTAACTAAACAATTAATGTCATGAATACGAAaaagttatacatatatgtactaaAGTTATGTTGATATTTTACGCCATAAATGTGTTTGGTGGTCATTTGGgcaggcctccgtcactccatgtacttgcgcgctataagtgcctaccgcccagcagagcggtctcggtccgccggcggatcaaattcagttgcggttttcgcaagcgaagcgcgcgcacgccgttcaatttttaaccgacttctaaaagtgctgttcgttcgtacgcgtattacgatgccgtgtggtgccttatgtgctgtaactttaaagatttttttattttacctacacactgatgtatataattatgttttatctaggtttcttctacagtcagcaccaatatataaaacaaaacaaacttacaaatataataaaacaaactttaaaaaaagagaaccgacttcaaaacactaaaccgtaagaaatcatttattttttgatgtcgatgctttttcgattcgtaattaccagctgttagcaccaacataaaaaaaaaaaacaaattatttcttacggttaagtgccttatttgaagtcggttctctttttttaaggctttttttttcatttctagtgaacatctccgaagatcatcatcaaactaagaagtattatacttattttaaaacgttcgcctaaatgtaacaaatccttttctgaaaatcgcatcgatatcggtttaaccaaacgcgagattatcgcgcacaaacatacatacctacaaaccatacaagtcaaacttctcagtttggcctgtacctatgtctaatcacctcctttttttaagttggttaaatattttataaatgataaaatttttaactgccacataaaagtcagaacatattcacagttctcaataacatagataaaaagttatgttaatttaattttaccgaagaggcagccctgcgattactgtggaatcgcgcggtgcgaagcaatcactgctgtacgcttgagcatttaggcgcattttagcatacagtggttgttgacgcgaaggagtaggcaattatcgtaataggtattggaaattttctactgagtgaagtatctgtagtaatctgtgattTGGGTGACATCTTCATCAAAATCACCCAACAACACaccttttataaaattgtaagagatttttttcaatttcagtaTTTCAGTAATCCATCTAACCTAGCTTGTTTCGACAATTCATGTTTCAAATAGGAAGCACCTACACAAACTTGAATTTCTTAACAGAACTTTTCAGTCACaatcattgattattatttaccaATATATTATTTCCCCCTACAGGATAGGCAAGCCTAACAAGAAAGTGGAAACGGAAGTATATGGTAGGTCACAGCCCGGCAGAGCCTCAGAGAAGTCACTGTCAAGAGAGGCGCTAGAGAGACACAACAGGATAGACGAGAGGGTGGAAAAGGAAGAAGAAACTAATTCTAAGTCACAACAACGGtacgtttttatattttaatgtatttatttttgttcttatttgtaCCTTTTATTCATTATCTTCGTACTTTAATGGATTGATTTAGGCTCATTTTGAAGTACCTCTCAAGGCTAACTGccttaaaattaaagttaagatTGTTTTTCCTTATATAACTCAAAGGACCACTTTTTATcgtacaattaattaatttttactaCACATTTAATGCGTATGTCTGTGCTTTTCGTGTGCTTGCCTTGCCTATACGCGCTACGCGTCTTGTGTAAATGCTTAACACTTCGTCTAGCCTTCAAACGAAAATTATAGTCAAGCGTTCTGCATCTACTTCTGTCTGGGCTTTTTCCAAATTTCTATGACATCATCTGGGTGGCGTGGTTGTACTTCCTCTCTCTGCTACATTATTCCcttgtcatcatctgcctagtctagtaaagcactggtagtcagctgaatccggttagactggaagccgaccccaacatagttgggaaaaggctcggaggatgatgatcatctgcctagtcttttccaactatgttggaaaATTGGGTCAGCCCCATGGATTTAaatggaacgactgcctatccgacctcctcaaaccagtcacccgggcaaccaCTAACTCCTCAAACATTGCGACAATATTCAACTATACTAGGTAGTAAAACACTTCCCCTCGTTAGGTCGGAAGTATCACATGCGCGTCAGGGCAGCAGCGGCAGCGGCGGCTCTCGAGCGCACAAGTCTGAGCGCCGCGCCCCGCCGTACCGAGCGCCGCCGCATCAGCAGCACCCGGTAACCGATGTACTGATCTACTGCACTTatgttatttagtttaagttGCACCTTTTTAGTTCTAAGACCTCCAGTTttagttaccgtggccctggtacaaaaaaggcctacgacggaacacgacggtttttagtcagtaagagtctgacactccctcaccgctgctaacccacagcgggaggggtcatttgatgattttgccATCGGGAAAAAGACCTCTTGTAATGCAACACTGAAAAAAAGCCACatcctaaaaatatattgtttaaaataaccTCACTAACCTTTTGCAGCAAAAGCTTTGCAATATTTGACAACGCTTTTACAGCAGGCCGCAGAATatcatatcgataaaaaaacaaGCATTTGTTATATTGACCGAACTAACAAATTAGAATATTCTAAAGCTATTTTAATACTAGTAAATCAATCTTGCTGATCGAATTAAGCTCGATTGGCCACTGATACATTGTTAGTACTTGATTTTTGATAgataatttgtatttgttttatagcAGGGCATGGACAGTGCGTGGGGTCCGACAGGTCACTACGTCAACTATGAGGAAATCCAGCAGAATTTAAAGTGAGTCCTTTATATTAAACTTCAACCTAATTGtataaattttcaaaaagcCTTGCaggaaattataaaattaaataaaatgctcattatgtattttggtattaattataaaacctCATTATAAGAGTAAAATATACCGCATGCATGAGAAACCAGAAACAAGTTCGCACTTCGAAATATCCAGCACAGTTCCGCTTTACGCTTTAAaacatctttataaatattccGTACTATTCGCAAACTGAACAATATTTCCGATTGCTTCAACAGCTTTTACGAATATAAAATCTCGAACTTAGTACCTTAAAGAACAAattgactagcggagatgtcataacgcaaaatctcctaagaaaatagcgctcCAAAATGCgtttcgggggacgaggaacattacaaGCAGCTTCGCCATCACGCACCTTTAGAATCCGCCtatttttttggaaacaatCTAACGTCTCGAACGCCTCATTACTTAAgtagtaactgatcattttggtcacgTTACTTGACCtgcaagaaggcgcctgacctacctgccttatggcatctccactcatctctTTTCTTTCGAACGTTTACTACGTCTCTCAATTCTCCTTTATTCTGTCAACATTCTGAAATTTGTACCAAAGGACGAAAATAGTCCGGAACTAAACCGCTCATATATTGCAGTGCGCGTCGCGAGAAGTTGAGCGAGGTGCAGATAGGACAGATGAGGAGACAGGTCAGCGCGCAGAGAGCCAAGGCCGAGGACGAGAGGTGAATATTGTTCATAACTTGCTTCTGCCATTGGTTCCACCCGTTTCCTCTCCACACTCGGTGAAAAGTAGCCtgtatattattctgatgtaaAGCTATATTACCGACAAGTTTCTTCAAAATCCCTTTGCGTGGAAAAATATGACAAACAAGCACTCCGaaactttcgcttttataatattagtgtgatatgATGAACatatactacaaaaatataaattaaatcgaGATAACAAACGCCTTGTGTTAAAACTTAGCGTCGCCGGTAATGTAGGAAATGTTCAAAGCTCAAGTTCTAACTGTCGTTAACAAGAAAAACAACATGtcatgtcattttttaaataattcccAGGACCAAGCTGGAGCGTGTAATTTATATGAAgttataaaaaactaaaattaccaCAATGTGTTACAAGATATACAACTAGATAAATTGTCATAGCTATATAAATTGATTGAATACCTGTCTAGCGTCATTGGTTATTATATTGCAAACTGTTGCATTTGATACTGACCTGCTAATTGGACATATAACTTTTATTCTAAGAACACTTACATAggtgtattaaaaaaacaagatttCCATCATAActggaaacaataaaataatatgacaaGTCTAGTCAACCTAGTTATTAGATAAAGCAAATTAATAACATGAATGCAATAATTAAAGTGATATTTTCCTGTTCCTTTGGAAATTCCTGGGCGATGGTAAGATGCTTGTGCTTTGTAAGATCACTTGTAATGCTAGCGTAGAGGTAGCATGCTCATGTgttatttaaaaaccttttcaaagtTCTTTAATCAAACTAATCTATAATGTAATCGGAACTGTGCTGGATATATTTCGATAAGCTCTGACACTTAGCAAAAACATGTCGGTATAAGTATTGCCAGTAAAAAAGTTGATGTACAAAAActgattttataatattaaaatgttcatattctgtaatggataaaaagtatggCGCCGACAGTTGCTAAAGACCTTCGGgatattcattttattctgtAGGACTGCACacaattatttacacaaacaaaacattaatttttatactTGGAAGTACAGTCAGCTGCGTGAAAAAACTACAGGTTTGTCCCCAAACAGCCAGAATATGTCATGTTCTAAGAAATCTTACAAACAGATACGTGAGCATGAAACCTTGAAGTATTATGTGTTTTACAATTTTGCAACTTTTTGCTAGTTTCTGGCTAAGATGATTTCATACTAGGTAACTTTCCATGTCGCATCTGTATTTAGAGTTAAACTGAATACATTTCCGTGCCTACGTCAATAGCACCACCATAAACTCAGAATTCTTGGATAACCCAAAACCACAAGGTGGcttatatttttagaagtaaAACCACAaggttcagtttatttttagaattaccTACATGGAAAGAAATAAAGAGTCCCTGACTCACAACATTATAATGATGTAAAAACCCAAAATCTCTTATCAAAGCACCAATAGGACTTCGGGAAAACAGTTCGCTTTTAGACGTAGTATTGTTTcctacaaaatatacttagttacaCAACTATACAAGCTAAAATCAAATACTTTCATGTCTTTCGGTGCCCGTTCCTGTGCTGCTAAAATATCATGGTATTTTTGTCCACAATCATACAAtgataacataataaaaaaaaagaatttacttagatcaaaatttaattttgtaggtacttcAGTAGATTGCTTTTAATGCAAGTAATGAATCATTGTACTGTCTCGTAATATTGCACATCTAACGCACAACCCGCGCTACTCGTAAAGAGGTTGTAAGCACTTTTCTTGGTAATGCATTTCAACATAGAGTTACGAAAAAAATCTTAACCACATGTGCATTTTGCAAGTTACAAGGCAAAAAAGTAGATTCAATTGCTAGTATCATtgaatatctttttaatttacctGCGTGTTgcaatatatacctactaagtaAAAAGGAACCATTCAAGGCTTTATCGTCTTCATAAAGTAAATC
This window of the Helicoverpa armigera isolate CAAS_96S chromosome 9, ASM3070526v1, whole genome shotgun sequence genome carries:
- the LOC110369896 gene encoding partitioning defective 3 homolog B isoform X5, producing MKESTPRCEDVADKLVRLFGWRQTYPVQKLQRSILPQTNDTGPETWVGVRALRASSGGILDLDDRVRDVADDRETLTAECTSQAPQPRAAQADGASGSSAGTASPDMFRGGGGVGGSMRVPDTDSCVEVGAADLEDGSNGLQVRRGSEPTLHQDTLPPQRQVSEQTKRWSAAVVCRDDSSRVTQKVHPLADGRPPDAAVDRHGQHFQRQSNRLSMQFSGPGSGVWLDAAERVQSYGSKSLPRDARREPLGQDTTPVNNHQNHRVEDMLRWVTGVNNVASVHPVQERPLDLLPEGGSSERAISGMEVPVTGSSKQSAAQSVAVSLVKGEKGLGFTITTRDNPTGGHCPIYIKNILPKGAAVTDGRLRAGDKLVSVNNVSVSGLTQQQVVTLLRNTPTDSTVEIVVERTVPNRTQRVEPQQSPTKYVEKAIGASNPIEAKPSENGRVSSIVNAINQNSANSSMRGRIPKSSSKDDLLHKDNSTEALQEALNSSSNSILGLRNRLILRLDVPVHDSEKAGLGISVKGKVTVGPDPQDLGIFIKSVLHGGAASRDGRLHTNDQLLSVNGVSLVGQSNAEAMETLRRALLHARPQRTGSISLTIARRTDSMDSLARWKDDTPPNGNDTTNSNDNSQNYNTVIYNASSDKENKPVDNYNQKYDANQKYDANQNEGFDAHDGRPKKHASIVTINNNNSWVSNQSDDSKGYLERDKDAPPHDNKRDSFEWSRLDGWNPVIDRLTGLRNESYYMATQIDAPVTNGHHYRQNLGHVHMPRSPPAHHNVIIEEDYGTTRGSGSGCGGESGSESGAGFSRDAVGRRSMSEKRHAALDAKTTGTYKKIKEIKAVHSMQVGPSLGMRKSSSLESLQTAIQETQRNPRIEPIYARAHPPLKHWLTDDSNGPDMIRGSPQQSSLSHKKPSLLKSLSTMFRIGKPNKKVETEVYGRSQPGRASEKSLSREALERHNRIDERVEKEEETNSKSQQRSEVSHARQGSSGSGGSRAHKSERRAPPYRAPPHQQHPQGMDSAWGPTGHYVNYEEIQQNLNARREKLSEVQIGQMRRQVSAQRAKAEDESRRAGAGGYHSQRSCREGGVRPQSNYYEYESAPPRRPGKLSHYH
- the LOC110369896 gene encoding partitioning defective 3 homolog B isoform X8 — its product is MKESTPRCEDVADKLVRLFGWRQTYPVQKLQRSILPQTNDTGPETWVGVRALRASSGGILDLDDRVRDVADDRETLTAECTSQAPQPRAAQADGASGSSAGTASPDMFRGGGGVGGSMRVPDTDSCVEVGAADLEDGSNGLQVRRGSEPTLHQDTLPPQRQVSEQTKRWSAAVVCRDDSSRVTQKVHPLADGRPPDAAVDRHGQHFQRQSNRLSMQFSGPGSGVWLDAAERVQSYGSKSLPRDARREPLGQDTTPVNNHQNHRVEDMLRWVTGVNNVASVHPVQERPLDLLPEGGSSERAISGMEVPVTGSSKQSAAQSVAVSLVKGEKGLGFTITTRDNPTGGHCPIYIKNILPKGAAVTDGRLRAGDKLVSVNNVSVSGLTQQQVVTLLRNTPTDSTVEIVVERTVPNRTQRVEPQQSPTKYVEKAIGASNPIEAKPSENGRVSSIVNAINQNSANSSMRGRIPKSSSKDDLLHKDNSTEALQEALNSSSNSILGLRNRLILRLDVPVHDSEKAGLGISVKGKVTVGPDPQDLGIFIKSVLHGGAASRDGRLHTNDQLLSVNGVSLVGQSNAEAMETLRRALLHARPQRTGSISLTIARRTDSMDSLARWKDDTPPNGNDTTNSNDNSQNYNTVIYNASSDKENKPVDNYNQKYDANQKYDANQNEGFDAHDGRPKKHASIVTINNNNSWVSNQSDDSKGYLERDKDAPPHDNKRDSFEWSRLDGWNPVIDRLTGLRNESYYMATQIDAPVTNGHHYRQNLGHVHMPRSPPAHHNVIIEEDYGTTRGSGSGCGGESGSESGAGFSRDAVGRRSMSEKRHAALDAKTTGTYKKIKEIKAVHSMQVGPSLGMRKSSSLESLQTAIQETQRNPRIEPIYARAHPPLKHWLTDDSNGPDMIRGSPQQSSLSHKKPSLLKSLSTMFRIGKPNKKVETEVYGRSQPGRASEKSLSREALERHNRIDERVEKEEETNSKSQQRSEVSHARQGSSGSGGSRAHKSERRAPPYRAPPHQQHPVTDQGMDSAWGPTGHYVNYEEIQQNLNRRAGAGGYHSQRSCREGGVRPQSNYYEYESAPPRRPGKLSHYH
- the LOC110369896 gene encoding partitioning defective 3 homolog isoform X3, which translates into the protein MKESTPRCEDVADKLVRLFGWRQTYPVQKLQRSILPQTNDTGPETWVGVRALRASSGGILDLDDRVRDVADDRETLTAECTSQAPQPRAAQADGASGSSAGTASPDMFRGGGGVGGSMRVPDTDSCVEVGAADLEDGSNGLQVRRGSEPTLHQDTLPPQRQVSEQTKRWSAAVVCRDDSSRVTQKVHPLADGRPPDAAVDRHGQHFQRQSNRLSMQFSGPGSGVWLDAAERVQSYGSKSLPRDARREPLGQDTTPVNNHQNHRVEDMLRWVTGVNNVASVHPVQERPLDLLPEGGSSERAISGMEVPVTGSSKQSAAQSVAVSLVKGEKGLGFTITTRDNPTGGHCPIYIKNILPKGAAVTDGRLRAGDKLVSVNNVSVSGLTQQQVVTLLRNTPTDSTVEIVVERTVPNRTQRVEPQQSPTKYVEKAIGASNPIEAKPSENGRVSSIVNAINQNSANSSMRGRIPKSSSKDDLLHKDNSTEALQEALNSSSNSILGLRNRLILRLDVPVHDSEKAGLGISVKGKVTVGPDPQDLGIFIKSVLHGGAASRDGRLHTNDQLLSVNGVSLVGQSNAEAMETLRRALLHARPQRTGSISLTIARRTDSMDSLARWKDDTPPNGNDTTNSNDNSQNYNTVIYNASSDKENKPVDNYNQKYDANQKYDANQNEGFDAHDGRPKKHASIVTINNNNSWVSNQSDDSKGYLERDKDAPPHDNKRDSFEWSRLDGWNPVIDRLTGLRNESYYMATQIDAPVTNGHHYRQNLGHVHMPRSPPAHHNVIIEEDYGTTRGSGSGCGGESGSESGAGFSRDAVGRRSMSEKRHAALDAKTTGTYKKIKEIKAVHSMQVGPSLGMRKSSSLESLQTAIQETQRNPRIEPIYARAHPPLKHWLTDDSNGPDMIRGSPQQSSLSHKKPSLLKSLSTMFRIGKPNKKVETEVYGRSQPGRASEKSLSREALERHNRIDERVEKEEETNSKSQQRSEVSHARQGSSGSGGSRAHKSERRAPPYRAPPHQQHPVTDGMDSAWGPTGHYVNYEEIQQNLNARREKLSEVQIGQMRRQVSAQRAKAEDESRRAGAGGYHSQRSCREGGVRPQSNYYEYESAPPRRPGKLSHYH